In the Paramisgurnus dabryanus chromosome 5, PD_genome_1.1, whole genome shotgun sequence genome, one interval contains:
- the LOC135753388 gene encoding uncharacterized protein, translated as MYKTHFQSETAVVSASCETGMETAWRRTAKAHFIWTCVALLVVIIASCLTYVFMSMVPTCHTINIVNASSIDLTTAAMGRQPSRQHYLFKVKKCSQADNHLIWTDEWDENNYENNDILDDTKKWIVIKEKGVYLFYMQANFQLNATSILLQTNSTKVDLKLRVIFHYGEGTETFAAAHDTQTVSAGMQDAKLNTFLKMDLNISSKLSVQAYPCNMVTNSPKPFSTYITLIKWSDDW; from the exons ATGTACAAGACGCATTTCCAGTCTGAGACTGCGGTTGTTTCAGCATCTTGTGAAACAGGCATGGAGACGGCATGGAGACGCACAGCCAAAGCGCATTTTATCTGGACATGTGTAGCGCTGCTCGTTGTTATCATTGCATCGTGCTTGACTTATGTCTTCATGTCGATG GTGCCGACATGCCACACAATCAACATCGTCAATG ctTCTTCAATCGATCTGACAACCGCTGCGATGGGACGTCAACCCTCTCGACAACATTATCTTTTTAAAG TTAAGAAATGCAGTCAGGCAGATAATCATCTGATCTGGACTGACGAATGGGATGAAAACAATTATGAGAACAATGATATATTGGATGACACCAAGAAGTGGATAGTCATAAAAGAGAAGGGTGTTTACCTGTTCTACATGCAGGCCAACTTCCAGCTAAATGCAACTTCAATTCTACTTCAAACGAACAGCACCAAAGTGGACCTCAAACTTCGTGTGATTTTCCATTATGGTGAAGGAACAGAGACATTTGCAGCGGCACATGACACTCAGACGGTGAGTGCCGGGATGCAAGATGCGAAGCTCAACACTTTCCTCAAGATGGACTTGAACATCAGCAGCAAATTGTCAGTGCAAGCGTATCCGTGTAACATGGTGACCAATAGCCCAAAACCCTTCTCCACCTACATCACTCTCATTAAATGGTCAGATGACTGGTAG